In Papaver somniferum cultivar HN1 unplaced genomic scaffold, ASM357369v1 unplaced-scaffold_117, whole genome shotgun sequence, the DNA window CATGAAAATGATGGCACAGTCTCCTTCTACATCGACTGCAACTTTGAGGGTGTAGAGTTCATCCATGTGACTGCAGAGATAACGGTAGAGGATATCCTCTCCCCAACTTACACTCCTCAAAGCCTAATTGATTCATTGTTCTCCCTCAATGAAGTTAAGAGCTATGAGGGTCGTACACATCCTTTACTTTCTATTCAAGTAAATGAATTACTTGATGGCTCCATATTCATAGCATGCAGTCTAAACCATTTGGTCTCCGACGGTACATCATTTTGGCATTTCATTAATTCATggtctgaaatatcaagatcgtcATCTGGTAGTTGCCACAATCCAGGTCATCCTCCAGTGTTCGAGCGTTGGTTTCTCAATGACGCAGATTCCCCTATCCGTCTTTCCTTCACTTCCGATGATGAAATTCTCCTGGGAATGAAAAGATCCAGTTCACCTCCACATGGTCTTGTTGAGAAGTGTTTCCGTTTTACCAAAACGAACATTGCAATACTAAAGGCGACTGCCAATTCAGAAATGATATCAGGAGCAAAACAAAATGCGGCAATATCTTCGTTGCAAGCGGTACTAGCTCATGTTTGGGTAGCGGTCACCAAAGTTAGAATGGATTTAGATGGACTTTTTTTGGGTTAATAGCTCAAAAGCCTATTTTGGCAACTCAGTATCGTGTAGGAGAGTAATCGCGAAAGGCGGTGAGGTGCTCAAAAGAGGGTCTGCGTTCTTAGCTTTGCAATTGAACCAAGTGGTTAACTCCCAGAGTGATGAAAATATTAGAAGCTCTTACATGTCGTGGATAGAGAAACCATTTATCGTTGGTTCCGTAGTCAGTACAGGAATTATCAGCAGCAGGTTTTTGGCTAGGAGTTCTCACAGgttcaatatgtatggaaacGATTTTGGTTGGGGACGACCTATTGCCGTAAAAACCGGGATGGCTGCCAAATCTACTGATGGGGGAACAACTGTGAATCCAGGACCACTTGAAGGAAGTATTGACATTGAAATCTGCCTTCCAATAGAGGTTTTTCAGGCCCTGGAGAATGATACTGAATTTATGGAAGCCTTCTCATCTTAACTATTTTCTTAAGTTGTCACTAGACACTTATAGTTTTGAGAAATGCATGtacttttcttcattttatttacTCTTGAATTGTATTTTCTTGGAACTAAGAAGATAATAAATGCCAACTCTGCACTCTATTACTCTTGTGCTGCCAAGAATTCATTCATCCTGATTTCTGAATGGTCAAGAAATTTTCctatttttgttttgttcagtACCTAGTTTTAGGAATTGCACCTATGGTGGTTTGGATTGTTTGCTAGTATTGTGGTGATCATTCGCAAATAAAATTATTACA includes these proteins:
- the LOC113330069 gene encoding protein ENHANCED PSEUDOMONAS SUSCEPTIBILTY 1-like produces the protein MSFPSVRRVSTTNVRPASYTDRDEFDDNHKRIDLNPWDLTHLRQLYMQRGLLFQKWEQAEEETAKEVTDNMITRLKTSLSFTLDYFFPLAGRLGIQKHENDGTVSFYIDCNFEGVEFIHVTAEITVEDILSPTYTPQSLIDSLFSLNEVKSYEGRTHPLLSIQVNELLDGSIFIACSLNHLVSDGTSFWHFINSWSEISRSSSGSCHNPGHPPVFERWFLNDADSPIRLSFTSDDEILLGMKRSSSPPHGLVEKCFRFTKTNIAILKATANSEMISGAKQNAAISSLQAVLAHVWVAVTKVRMDLDGLFLG